A portion of the Equus quagga isolate Etosha38 chromosome 17, UCLA_HA_Equagga_1.0, whole genome shotgun sequence genome contains these proteins:
- the LPXN gene encoding leupaxin isoform X1, with translation MPECGRSLRRQGRDALLEELERSTLQDSHECSSPAPLPLDQHSRKESNLEEASKILSVQDDTSPLRVQLVYTTNIQEPNVYSEVQEPKESPPPPKTSAAAQLDELMAHLCEMQAKAAVKPDVSKKHLPDKRDDKASLDSMLGGLEQDLQDLGIATVPKGHCASCQKPIAGKVIYALGQAWHPEHFVCTHCKEEIGSSLFFERNGLAYCCKDYHHLFSPRCAYCAAPIQDKVLTAMDQTWHPEHFFCFHCGEVFGAEGFHEKDKKPYCRKDFLAMFSPKCGGCNRPVLENYLSAMDTVWHPECFVCGDCFSSFSTGSFFELDGRPFCELHYHHRRGTLCHGCGQPITGRCISAMGHKFHPEHFVCAFCLTQLSKGIFREQNDKTYCLPCFNKLFPL, from the exons ATGCCAGAGTGCGGGAGAAGCCTGCGGCGACAGGGAAGAG ATGCCTTATTAGAGGAACTGGAACGCTCCACCCTCCAGGACAGTCATGAATGTTCCAGTCCAGCTCCTCTTCCCCTGGATCAGCATTCCAGAAAGGAGAGTAACCTTGAGGAGGCATCAAAGATCCTTTCTGTTCAGGATGACACAAGTCCCTTGCGG GTGCAGCTCGTGTATACTACCAATATCCAGGAGCCCAATGTCTACAG TGAGGTCCAAGAGCCAAAGGAATCACCACCACCTCCTAAAACCTCAGCAGCTGCTCAGTTGGATGAGCTCATGGCCCACCTGTGTGAGATGCAGGCTAAG GCTGCAGTGAAACCAGATGTCAGCAAGAAACACTTGCCAGACAAACGGGACGACAAGGCCTCCCTAGACTCCATGCTGGGGGGTTTGGAGCAGGATTTGCAGGACCTTGGAATTGCCACAGTGCCCAAGGGCCACTGTGCTTCCTGTCAGAAACCGATTGCTGGAAAG GTGATCTACGCTCTAGGGCAAGCATGGCATCCAGAGCACTTCGTCTGCACTCACTGCAAAGAAGAGATTGGCTCTAGCCTCTTCTTTGAGCGGAATGGCTTGGCCTACTGCTGCAAGGACTACCACCATCTTTTTTCTCCACGCTGTGCCTACTGTGCTGCTCCCATCCAGGAT AAAGTGCTGACAGCAATGGACCAAACCTGGCACCCAGAGCActtcttttgctttcattgtgGAGAGGTGTTTGGTGCAGAAG GCTTTCATGAGAAGGACAAGAAGCCATATTGCCGAAAGGATTTCTTAGCCATGTTCTCACCCAAGTGTGGTGGCTGCAACCGCCCAGTGTTGGAAAACTATCTTTCAGCCATGGACACTGTCTGGCATCCTGAGTGCTTTGTTTGTGGG GACTGCTTCAGTAGCTTTTCTACTGGCTCCTTTTTTGAGCTGGATGGACGTCCCTTCTGTGAGCTCCATTACCATCACCGCCGAGGAACCCTCTGCCATGGATGTGGGCAGCCCATCACTGGCCGCTGCATCAGTGCCATGGGCCACAAGTTCCATCCTGAGCACTTCGTGTGTGCTTTCTGCCTGACGCAGTTGTCGAAGGGCATCTTCAGGGAACAGAACGACAAGACCTATTGTCTACCCTGCTTCAATAAGCTCTTCCCATTGTAA
- the LPXN gene encoding leupaxin isoform X2 — protein MQDGNGSLLFAQYALLEELERSTLQDSHECSSPAPLPLDQHSRKESNLEEASKILSVQDDTSPLRVQLVYTTNIQEPNVYSEVQEPKESPPPPKTSAAAQLDELMAHLCEMQAKAAVKPDVSKKHLPDKRDDKASLDSMLGGLEQDLQDLGIATVPKGHCASCQKPIAGKVIYALGQAWHPEHFVCTHCKEEIGSSLFFERNGLAYCCKDYHHLFSPRCAYCAAPIQDKVLTAMDQTWHPEHFFCFHCGEVFGAEGFHEKDKKPYCRKDFLAMFSPKCGGCNRPVLENYLSAMDTVWHPECFVCGDCFSSFSTGSFFELDGRPFCELHYHHRRGTLCHGCGQPITGRCISAMGHKFHPEHFVCAFCLTQLSKGIFREQNDKTYCLPCFNKLFPL, from the exons ATGCAGGATGGGAATGGTAGTTTACTCTTTGCGCAGT ATGCCTTATTAGAGGAACTGGAACGCTCCACCCTCCAGGACAGTCATGAATGTTCCAGTCCAGCTCCTCTTCCCCTGGATCAGCATTCCAGAAAGGAGAGTAACCTTGAGGAGGCATCAAAGATCCTTTCTGTTCAGGATGACACAAGTCCCTTGCGG GTGCAGCTCGTGTATACTACCAATATCCAGGAGCCCAATGTCTACAG TGAGGTCCAAGAGCCAAAGGAATCACCACCACCTCCTAAAACCTCAGCAGCTGCTCAGTTGGATGAGCTCATGGCCCACCTGTGTGAGATGCAGGCTAAG GCTGCAGTGAAACCAGATGTCAGCAAGAAACACTTGCCAGACAAACGGGACGACAAGGCCTCCCTAGACTCCATGCTGGGGGGTTTGGAGCAGGATTTGCAGGACCTTGGAATTGCCACAGTGCCCAAGGGCCACTGTGCTTCCTGTCAGAAACCGATTGCTGGAAAG GTGATCTACGCTCTAGGGCAAGCATGGCATCCAGAGCACTTCGTCTGCACTCACTGCAAAGAAGAGATTGGCTCTAGCCTCTTCTTTGAGCGGAATGGCTTGGCCTACTGCTGCAAGGACTACCACCATCTTTTTTCTCCACGCTGTGCCTACTGTGCTGCTCCCATCCAGGAT AAAGTGCTGACAGCAATGGACCAAACCTGGCACCCAGAGCActtcttttgctttcattgtgGAGAGGTGTTTGGTGCAGAAG GCTTTCATGAGAAGGACAAGAAGCCATATTGCCGAAAGGATTTCTTAGCCATGTTCTCACCCAAGTGTGGTGGCTGCAACCGCCCAGTGTTGGAAAACTATCTTTCAGCCATGGACACTGTCTGGCATCCTGAGTGCTTTGTTTGTGGG GACTGCTTCAGTAGCTTTTCTACTGGCTCCTTTTTTGAGCTGGATGGACGTCCCTTCTGTGAGCTCCATTACCATCACCGCCGAGGAACCCTCTGCCATGGATGTGGGCAGCCCATCACTGGCCGCTGCATCAGTGCCATGGGCCACAAGTTCCATCCTGAGCACTTCGTGTGTGCTTTCTGCCTGACGCAGTTGTCGAAGGGCATCTTCAGGGAACAGAACGACAAGACCTATTGTCTACCCTGCTTCAATAAGCTCTTCCCATTGTAA
- the LPXN gene encoding leupaxin isoform X3, producing the protein MEELDALLEELERSTLQDSHECSSPAPLPLDQHSRKESNLEEASKILSVQDDTSPLRVQLVYTTNIQEPNVYSEVQEPKESPPPPKTSAAAQLDELMAHLCEMQAKAAVKPDVSKKHLPDKRDDKASLDSMLGGLEQDLQDLGIATVPKGHCASCQKPIAGKVIYALGQAWHPEHFVCTHCKEEIGSSLFFERNGLAYCCKDYHHLFSPRCAYCAAPIQDKVLTAMDQTWHPEHFFCFHCGEVFGAEGFHEKDKKPYCRKDFLAMFSPKCGGCNRPVLENYLSAMDTVWHPECFVCGDCFSSFSTGSFFELDGRPFCELHYHHRRGTLCHGCGQPITGRCISAMGHKFHPEHFVCAFCLTQLSKGIFREQNDKTYCLPCFNKLFPL; encoded by the exons ATGGAAGAGTTGG ATGCCTTATTAGAGGAACTGGAACGCTCCACCCTCCAGGACAGTCATGAATGTTCCAGTCCAGCTCCTCTTCCCCTGGATCAGCATTCCAGAAAGGAGAGTAACCTTGAGGAGGCATCAAAGATCCTTTCTGTTCAGGATGACACAAGTCCCTTGCGG GTGCAGCTCGTGTATACTACCAATATCCAGGAGCCCAATGTCTACAG TGAGGTCCAAGAGCCAAAGGAATCACCACCACCTCCTAAAACCTCAGCAGCTGCTCAGTTGGATGAGCTCATGGCCCACCTGTGTGAGATGCAGGCTAAG GCTGCAGTGAAACCAGATGTCAGCAAGAAACACTTGCCAGACAAACGGGACGACAAGGCCTCCCTAGACTCCATGCTGGGGGGTTTGGAGCAGGATTTGCAGGACCTTGGAATTGCCACAGTGCCCAAGGGCCACTGTGCTTCCTGTCAGAAACCGATTGCTGGAAAG GTGATCTACGCTCTAGGGCAAGCATGGCATCCAGAGCACTTCGTCTGCACTCACTGCAAAGAAGAGATTGGCTCTAGCCTCTTCTTTGAGCGGAATGGCTTGGCCTACTGCTGCAAGGACTACCACCATCTTTTTTCTCCACGCTGTGCCTACTGTGCTGCTCCCATCCAGGAT AAAGTGCTGACAGCAATGGACCAAACCTGGCACCCAGAGCActtcttttgctttcattgtgGAGAGGTGTTTGGTGCAGAAG GCTTTCATGAGAAGGACAAGAAGCCATATTGCCGAAAGGATTTCTTAGCCATGTTCTCACCCAAGTGTGGTGGCTGCAACCGCCCAGTGTTGGAAAACTATCTTTCAGCCATGGACACTGTCTGGCATCCTGAGTGCTTTGTTTGTGGG GACTGCTTCAGTAGCTTTTCTACTGGCTCCTTTTTTGAGCTGGATGGACGTCCCTTCTGTGAGCTCCATTACCATCACCGCCGAGGAACCCTCTGCCATGGATGTGGGCAGCCCATCACTGGCCGCTGCATCAGTGCCATGGGCCACAAGTTCCATCCTGAGCACTTCGTGTGTGCTTTCTGCCTGACGCAGTTGTCGAAGGGCATCTTCAGGGAACAGAACGACAAGACCTATTGTCTACCCTGCTTCAATAAGCTCTTCCCATTGTAA
- the LPXN gene encoding leupaxin isoform X4: protein MNVPVQLLFPWISIPERRVTLRRHQRSFLFRMTQVPCGEVQEPKESPPPPKTSAAAQLDELMAHLCEMQAKAAVKPDVSKKHLPDKRDDKASLDSMLGGLEQDLQDLGIATVPKGHCASCQKPIAGKVIYALGQAWHPEHFVCTHCKEEIGSSLFFERNGLAYCCKDYHHLFSPRCAYCAAPIQDKVLTAMDQTWHPEHFFCFHCGEVFGAEGFHEKDKKPYCRKDFLAMFSPKCGGCNRPVLENYLSAMDTVWHPECFVCGDCFSSFSTGSFFELDGRPFCELHYHHRRGTLCHGCGQPITGRCISAMGHKFHPEHFVCAFCLTQLSKGIFREQNDKTYCLPCFNKLFPL from the exons ATGAATGTTCCAGTCCAGCTCCTCTTCCCCTGGATCAGCATTCCAGAAAGGAGAGTAACCTTGAGGAGGCATCAAAGATCCTTTCTGTTCAGGATGACACAAGTCCCTTGCGG TGAGGTCCAAGAGCCAAAGGAATCACCACCACCTCCTAAAACCTCAGCAGCTGCTCAGTTGGATGAGCTCATGGCCCACCTGTGTGAGATGCAGGCTAAG GCTGCAGTGAAACCAGATGTCAGCAAGAAACACTTGCCAGACAAACGGGACGACAAGGCCTCCCTAGACTCCATGCTGGGGGGTTTGGAGCAGGATTTGCAGGACCTTGGAATTGCCACAGTGCCCAAGGGCCACTGTGCTTCCTGTCAGAAACCGATTGCTGGAAAG GTGATCTACGCTCTAGGGCAAGCATGGCATCCAGAGCACTTCGTCTGCACTCACTGCAAAGAAGAGATTGGCTCTAGCCTCTTCTTTGAGCGGAATGGCTTGGCCTACTGCTGCAAGGACTACCACCATCTTTTTTCTCCACGCTGTGCCTACTGTGCTGCTCCCATCCAGGAT AAAGTGCTGACAGCAATGGACCAAACCTGGCACCCAGAGCActtcttttgctttcattgtgGAGAGGTGTTTGGTGCAGAAG GCTTTCATGAGAAGGACAAGAAGCCATATTGCCGAAAGGATTTCTTAGCCATGTTCTCACCCAAGTGTGGTGGCTGCAACCGCCCAGTGTTGGAAAACTATCTTTCAGCCATGGACACTGTCTGGCATCCTGAGTGCTTTGTTTGTGGG GACTGCTTCAGTAGCTTTTCTACTGGCTCCTTTTTTGAGCTGGATGGACGTCCCTTCTGTGAGCTCCATTACCATCACCGCCGAGGAACCCTCTGCCATGGATGTGGGCAGCCCATCACTGGCCGCTGCATCAGTGCCATGGGCCACAAGTTCCATCCTGAGCACTTCGTGTGTGCTTTCTGCCTGACGCAGTTGTCGAAGGGCATCTTCAGGGAACAGAACGACAAGACCTATTGTCTACCCTGCTTCAATAAGCTCTTCCCATTGTAA